In Uranotaenia lowii strain MFRU-FL chromosome 2, ASM2978415v1, whole genome shotgun sequence, one genomic interval encodes:
- the LOC129749960 gene encoding uncharacterized protein LOC129749960 isoform X2, with translation MMKTAQGVKKCCLIPNPFDVIQTPEMVESIEKCVSEFGELKGERKRMCTYHCQTSLLQLVNKTAVNRAKFLNMIKSAIVVGGKAREEVMAIASECLNQAPMMVRAITNHSLGCNPLAYMLDECIMSGLYYNCPDEFWKKDEICDHIAERYAVCS, from the exons GCTCAAGGAGTGAAAAAGTGCTGTCTTATACCGAATCCATTCGACGTTATCCAAACACCGGAAATGGTCGAATCAATCGAAAAGTGCGTATCGGAATTCGGAGAACTAAAAGGCGAACGGAAGAGGATG tgCACCTACCACTGCCAAACGTCGCTGCTGCAATTGGTGAATAAAACAGCGGTAAACAGGGCAAAATTTCTTAATATGATTAAAAGTGCCATCGTCGTCGGTGGGAAAGCCCGGGAGGAAGTGATGGCCATTGCATCCGAGTGTCTAAACCAAGCTCCCATGATGGTCAGAGCGATCACGAATCACTCGTTGGGTTGCAATCCACTGGCCTACATGCTGGACGAATGCATCATGTCCGGCCTCTACTATAACTGTCCGGATGAGTTTTGGAAGAAAg ACGAAATCTGTGACCACATCGCTGAGCGTTATGCTGTATGCAGTTGA
- the LOC129749960 gene encoding uncharacterized protein LOC129749960 isoform X1 translates to MASIIYRVLFLLSISASLYSIVYTLECLTPEEHAQGVKKCCLIPNPFDVIQTPEMVESIEKCVSEFGELKGERKRMCTYHCQTSLLQLVNKTAVNRAKFLNMIKSAIVVGGKAREEVMAIASECLNQAPMMVRAITNHSLGCNPLAYMLDECIMSGLYYNCPDEFWKKDEICDHIAERYAVCS, encoded by the exons ATGGCCAGTATCATTTATAGGGTGCTTTTTCTACTTTCGATCTCAGCTTCACTCTATTCGATTGTTTACACACTTGAATGTTTAACCCCGGAAGAACAT GCTCAAGGAGTGAAAAAGTGCTGTCTTATACCGAATCCATTCGACGTTATCCAAACACCGGAAATGGTCGAATCAATCGAAAAGTGCGTATCGGAATTCGGAGAACTAAAAGGCGAACGGAAGAGGATG tgCACCTACCACTGCCAAACGTCGCTGCTGCAATTGGTGAATAAAACAGCGGTAAACAGGGCAAAATTTCTTAATATGATTAAAAGTGCCATCGTCGTCGGTGGGAAAGCCCGGGAGGAAGTGATGGCCATTGCATCCGAGTGTCTAAACCAAGCTCCCATGATGGTCAGAGCGATCACGAATCACTCGTTGGGTTGCAATCCACTGGCCTACATGCTGGACGAATGCATCATGTCCGGCCTCTACTATAACTGTCCGGATGAGTTTTGGAAGAAAg ACGAAATCTGTGACCACATCGCTGAGCGTTATGCTGTATGCAGTTGA